The following nucleotide sequence is from Thermodesulfobacteriota bacterium.
CTCCGGCCGACAACATGGATACGTTTGTAAACGATTTCAAACCGGATATCGTCGGGTTCTCGATTGTTCACGCCAACCGCTGGGGCGGCATCGACATGGCCGGCCGGGTCAAAACAATCGACCCGGCCATTGTCACCGTGTTCGGGGGCGTCGGCGCCACCTTTTTATGGCGTCACCTGCTGGACCATTTTCCCCAGATCGACTATGTGGTGGTCGGTGAAGGCGAATACGCCTTTCTGGGCCTGGCAGAATCACTGGCCGGCGGCGGGAAACAATCCCTGTCCGGCATAAAAGGACTGGCTTATAGAAAAGACGGGGAAATCGTTCATACCGGCCCGCCGGTATTGATAGAAGACCTGGACCGCCTGCCCAACCCGGCCCGCTATTTCTCCTATCAGCATGTGGCCATCAGCCGGGGGTGCCCGCAAAACTGCACCTTCTGCGGTTCACCGGCCTTCTGGGGCCGACGGGTGCGGTTTCATTCCGCGGACTATTTTGTGCGGCAGCTCCGTTTGCTGTATGAAAAAGGGGTCCGTTTTTTTTATGTTTCCGACGACACTTTTACCTTGAAAAAAGATCTCGCCATAACCGTCTGCCGGACCATTGTCGCGGAAAAACTGCCCATCACCTGGGCGGCCATTTCCCGGGTTGATCTGGTGGACGCGGAAATCCTTTCCTGGATGCGGCGGGCCGGCTGCATCCAGATCAGCTACGGCGTGGAAAGCGGATCCGAAGCCATCCGCGGCGTTTTAGACAAACGCATTTCCCGGACGCGAATCATAGAGGCATTTGAGCAAACCATGCGCCACGGCATTCTGGCCCGGGCCTATTTTATTTACGGTTCTCCGGGGGAAAACGACGACACCATTGAGGCCTCCCTGGACCTGATCGAAGAGATAAAACCGCTGAGCGTCGTTTTCTACATGCTCACCCTTTTCCCGGGAACCGCCCTTTATCGCGATTACCTGGAAAGGACCGGCCGGACCGATGAGATCTGGATGCGGCGGATGGAAGATATCCCTTATTTTGAAACCGACGCCAGCCTGTCCCGATCGGCGGTAATGGAATTCGGTCGACGGTTGCGGACCTTCTTTTATGAGCGCCTGCCGGATTTCGCACGGGCCTGCTCCCTGACGGAAGACCCCTGTCTTTCCCCCGGCCAGGCCGATTTTTACTCCCGACTGGCCATGACCTTTACCCATGGCGATTACGCCGCCAATCCCCATATCCAGGACAAGCCGGGACTGGCTGAGGAACTCTACCGCCGAGCGCTGTCGTACCACCCGGACCACCGGGCCTTTCTGGGCCTGGGCATGCTTTACCAGCAGCAGAACGACAGCCGGGCTTCCGCCGATATATTAACCCGGGGCCTTGACTGTTTTCCCGACAGCGAGCCCCTGACCCTCTGCCTGGGGACATCTTATCTTAACCTGGACCGAATCGACCGGGCCAGGGAGTGCTTCAACCGGTTTCCGGATTCTCCCCAGGCGCGGCGCTATATTGAAGAATGTGATCGACTGGCATAAGAAACAAAAGTATTTTGTAACCGCCGTAACGGCAACTAATGTGAGGTGAACAATGGAAATCAGGACTTTCGGCGTCATCGGCGCCGGACAGATGGGCAATGGCATCGCCCAGGTCGCCGCCATGAGCGGCTTGAACATCATTATGCACGACATCGAAGAACGGTTTGTCAAAAAAGGATTGGACACCATCACCGCCAACCTTAAAAAATCAGTGGAAAAAGGGAAACTGGCCCAGGAGGTCATGGATGCGACGCTGAAAAGAATCGAAACATCCATTGATCTGAAAAACATGGCCCGGGCGGATTTCGTGGTCGAAGCCGCCACCGAGAACGAAACCCTCAAACTCAATATCTTCCGGGAACTGGATAAAATCTGCGGCAAAGGCGTTATCCTGGCGACCAACACCTCATCGATTCCTATCGGCAGAATCGCCGCCTGCACTTCCCGTCCGGAGCTGGTGATTGGCATGCATTTCATGAACCCGGTGCCGGTCATGAAGCTGGTGGAAGTCATCCGGGGCCTGGCCACGTCGGACGAGACATTTAAAACCACCTGGGATCTTTCGATAAAATTCGGAAAAACGCCGGCTGAAGCCAATGACTATCCGGGATTTATCGCCAACCGGATCCTGCTGCCCATGATCAACGAGGCCGTTTTCTGCCTGTATCATGGCGTCGGCACCCGGGAAAGCATCGATACCGTCATGAAGCTGGGCATGAACCACCCCATGGGGCCCCTGGCCCTGGCCGACCTGATCGGCCTGGACACCTGCCTGGCGATAATGGAAACCCTGTATAACGGGTTCAAGGATTCCAAATACCGGCCCTGCCCCCTGTTAAGAAAATATGTGGAGGCCGGCTGGCTGGGCCGGAAGACGGGCAGGGGTTTTTATACATATTAAGAAAAAGCCGGGGGTCTTTTTTGCGCTGCCTTTAGACGAACTCACGCCGCGGGGAACGACCACCTTTCACGAGGGATTCCGGACGGAAAGCTGACCGGAGGTCTGACCGTCGGACTGATACTTTTTTACACCAACCGGAGGGAAAAATGGATTACAGGCAAATGACCGCGCCGTGCGGCCTGGACTGTTTTAACTGCATCTGCTATCTGGCCGGTGACAACCCTGATTTGAAACCCGTTATCGCCGCCGCCTTCAACATCTCCAGCGAGGAAGCGGAAAAAGTGGTCTGCCGGGGCTGCCGCAACCATGGCGGCAACATTCCCTTTCTTCCCGTGAAATGCCGCGTTTATCCCTGCGTGGAAAGCAGAAACATTTCCTTCTGCTGCGACTGCCCGGACTTCCCCTGCGACCTGCTTCACCCTTACGCGGATAAAGCCGCAAAAGTACCCCACAACACCAAGGTATTCAATTTATGCCTGATCAAAAAAATGGGGCTGGAAGAATGGGCAAAAGATAAAGCCGGATCCGTCAAAGAGACCTATTTTAATAAAAAATGGACGCTTTAAGGAGACCGATCGTGAAACAGGCCATCATTATTATCGTTTTAGTTATTGCGGGCTATTTTGCCTATCAGCATTTTTTCGCCGGGTCATCGGATGATGTTGCCGTGGAAGAAGAGGCTGCGGTCGAAAGCGACGCGTCCGCCATTGAACAGCCGCCGCCCATACCCGAAAGCTGTAAGATGCTGGCTGGAAATCTTGAAAACGCCATTTATGGAAACATTAAAGGCCAGACGTCCTTTGCCCAACGCAACACCGCCTACCGCAAGTTCCACTCCTGCTTAAGCGACGCCGGCTTTACGGATCCGCAGATAAACGGAGCGGCGGCTGAAATCGAAGCGCGCGCGAAGCGGTATGCCGGCCAGGACGGCGGATAACGCGGCCGCGCCGGGTTTATGTTCGATGAAGAAGACGGTCCCCAGACTACCGGCGGTACTTATCATTTTTGCCGTCCTTCCGGCGGCGGGGGTTATCTATTTCTATTTTTTCGATCAGTTCTGGACCCATCTGGATCTGACCGGAGCGAACCACCTGAGGGAATATGCTTCGGACAGCATCCGCGGATATCGCGGCCAACAGATCCTGGTCCATCGGGATTTTCTGGAGCCCATGCGGCGGCTGGACGGATATGCCCGGGCAACCGGGGTAAAAATTTTGGTGGTTCACAGCTTCCGTCATCCCGAGGCCGTATTAACAGACGCCAAAGTCGTGCCGGGGAAGCGATCCAACCATCTGGCCGGTCATGCCGTAGACATCAATGTACGCAGCGGCCTGTGGCTTTACATGTTTGAAGATATGAAAAAAACGTCTCTTCCGGATCAGCCTTCTCCGGTACAGGATTTTATCCGGCTTATCCGTGAGGATCCCGGGATGCGTTGGGGCGGCGACTTTGAGGATGAGGATCCCGTTCATATTGACGACGGCCTGAATCTTGCTGATTATCAGCAATGGCAGCAACACGCCGAGGCGTGCGCCCGGGATGTCATGTCCGCCCCGCCGAAGTGGAAACGCCGGGTTCATCTCCTGCTCGACCACTGGACAAACGGCATATTCCGGTAGATTTAATGCTGCGATAATAATGTAGGGACAGCCTTCAAGCCGCCCGTGGGGAGATTAGACTTTGAAACCATTTCCAGCGATAGCGGTTACCATCGTCTTCAGTCTGTTGGCCTGCGGACCGAACCTTCGCCCGACTGACGACATCGCCGCTCGGGCCTTTGCCGGTCGCGACGGCGCCCTGGTCATCATTGACTGCGCCACGGGCGCGGTCAATGACTTCCGGCCGGCGGCTTCCGGCGAAAAGCTTCCCCCCTGCTCGACCTTCAAGATCTGGAACACCCTTATCGGCCTTGAGTCCGGGATCATTTCATCCCCCGACCAGGACTTTTATCGATGGGACGGGGTGACCCGCTCTTTACCGGACTGGGACCGGGATCTTACCCTGAAGGAGGCCTTCCGGGTCTCCTGCGTGCCCGCTTTTCAGGATCTGGCCAGGAGGATCGGTCCCGACGTCATGCGGTCCTGGCTGGACCGGATCGGTTATGGCGACCGGGACATGTCGGCCGGGGTCGACTGTTTCTGGCTTCCGGTCAGGGGACGAAAGACCATTCTGATTTCACCCCTGGAGCAGGCCCGGCTGATCGACCGTCTGGTGTCGAAAAAGCTGCCTTTCGGAGAAAGATCCCTGGCCGTACTCCGGGACGTCATGATGGTCCGGAAGACCGATCGCGGAACACTTTTTGGCAAGACCGGCTCCGGGGCTGACGATTCCGGAAAATACACGCTGGGCTGGTTCGTGGGGTATATCGAAGCCGGCGGGGAAACCCATGCTTTCGCCGGCACGGTCAAAGGTGATAATGTCATGGGCAAAGACGCCCGGGGCGTGGTAGAAAGCGTTTTTGAACGACAGGGCCTTCTATAAATTTTGATTGTTTCCGGAAAAGGAGACGCTGAAAATGACCGACGATATCATCCGGACAGACGCCATCGCCATCAACGAGGTCCAATTGATCCTGGCCGAGAAACGCACCTCCCTGGCGGTGATGCGGACAGGTATCGCGGTGTTGGCCCTGCCCCTGTCGGTCATGAGCGTTCTGATCGCCACTTCAAGATATTACAGCGTTCTGAATGTGCTGCATCTTCTCCTCCCCCTGGCCCTGATCAACCTGGCGCTGATCATCATCGGCGTTTACCTGATTTTCCGCTCCATCAGGCGCATGCGGCGCCATGACCGCCTTATTCACGAAATCAAGCTCAAACACAGCCTCATCAAAGATTTTCTGGATTAACTCATAAAACGAGGGAGAAAAATGATCACGGTCGGCATTGATATCGGCTCCATCACCACCAAGATCGCCGTGATGGACGGGAACAGGCTGGTTTATACCGATGTGGACTTCAGCGGCTACGACATGAATCTGGCCTGGCGGAATATCTACACGAAGATGCTGGGAAAAACCGGAAAAAAGGAGGCCGATATCGCCGCTGTCGTGTCCACCGGATACGGCCGGAAAAGCGTGGTCATCGCCGGCCGGCAGATCACCGAGATCTCCTGCCACGCGGCCGGGGCGCGCTATTTCTTCCCCAAAGTGCGGTCGGTCATCGATATCGGCGGTCAGGACAGCAAATGCATCAAGATCGGCGAAACCGGTGAGGTATCGGACTTTGTCATGAACGACAAGTGCGCGGCCGGAACCGGTCGGTTTCTGGAGGTCATGGCCCGGGCCCTGCAGGTAAACCTGACCGATTTTGCCGCCATGGCCGGCAAGGCGAAGAAACCCGTGATTATCAGCAGCATGTGCACGGTCTTTGCCGAATCCGAGGTCATCTCCATGATCGCCCGGGGAGAAAGCCGGGAGGACATCATCGCCGGCATTCACGATTCCATTGCCTCGCGCCTGGCCTCCATGATGCACCGGACCGGCGTGGCTGAGCCGGTGGTCATGACCGGCGGGGTGTCCAAAAACGCCGGCATGCGGACGGCCATTGAGAAACGGATGGGGGTCAAGCTCCAGGTGCCGGAAGAGGCCCAGTCCTGCGGGGCCATCGGAGCGGCGATATTAGCAGCTAAAAAATAAAGGGGGAAAAAGGTGTCATGCTTTATTCGGCCGAATTCAGCATAACAGTTTTCAGGCATTAATGAATTAAGTATGGTATTCCCCTTGACTCTCCGGCCCTTCCCTGCTATAAATAACTGATGTAAAACAGATTTTTTTGATTACCCGTCTTCCGTCAACCCCATGATCGCGAGGCACACATGACTCTTCACGAACTGGCGGGCAAGCCGGCGCCCGCGTCCATACTGGAAAATATCCCCCGACTGATAACCGCATACTACACCCGCAGGCCCGTCCCGTCCGATCCGGCCCAGCAGGTGGCCTTCGGCACCTCCGGCCACCGGGGCACGTCGACCAACGGCAGCTTCAATGAAGACCATATCCTGGCCATCTCCCGGGCCATCTGCGAATACCGCCAGGCCGGCAACATCACCGGCCCGCTGTTTCTGGGGATCGACACCCACGCCCTGTCCGAACCGGCCATGGCCACGGCCCTGGAGGTTTTTGCCGCCGAAGGCGTGGTCGTCATGATCGATCACAACCTGGGGTATACGCCGACCCCGGTCATTTCCCACGCCATTCTGACCTACAACAACCGCAAGGACCGGCGGGGGAAGGCCGACGGCGTCGTGGTCACCCCGTCGCACAACCCGCCCAAAGACGGCGGCTTCAAGTACAACCCGCCCCACGGCGGACCGGCGGACAGCGCCGCCACCGCCGCCATCGCCGACCGGGCCAATGCCCTCCTTTCAATCGGAACCGGCAGCATCCGGCGCGTTCCCTTTGAAAAGGCCATCAAGGCCGAAACCACCGTCCGCTACGACTACATCACCCCGTACGTGGCCGACCTGGCCAATGTCATCGATATGCCGGCCATCGCCGCCGCGGGACTGAAAATCGGGGTGGACCCGCTGGGCGGCTCGACCGTGGGGTTCTGGCAGCCCATGGCTGAAAAATACGGCCTTTCCCTGGAGCTGGTCAGCGACCGCACGGACCCGGCCTTTTCCTTCATGACCGTGGACAAGGACGGCAAGATCCGCATGGACTGCTCGTCCGCCTGCGCCATGCAGCGGCTGCTCGGGCTCAAAGACAAATTTGACATCGCTTTCGGCAACGATCCGGACGGCGACCGCCACGGCATCGTGACAAAAAGCGCCGGCCTGCTCAACCCCAACCATTACCTGTCGGTAGCCATCTGGTACCTGTTCCAGAACCGGCCCGGGTGGCGCCCGGACGCGGCCGTGGGCAAGACTCTGGTGTCCACCTCCATGATCGACCGGATCGCCGCCCACCTGAAACGGCCCCTTTCCGAGGTACCCGTGGGCTTTAAATGGTTCGTGGAAGGGCTGGTCGACGGCTCCTTCGGGTTCGGCGGCGAGGAGAGCGCCGGGGCCTCTTTTTTACGAAAAGACGGCACGGCCTGGACCACGGACAAGGACGGCATCATCATGGACCTATTGTCCGCCGAGATCATGGCCCGGACCGGCAAGGACCCGGGCGAGATCTACCGGGACCTGGAGGAAAAGTTCGGCTGCTGCGTGTACGAACGGATGGACGCCCCCGCCGACGCCCGGGAAAAGAAAATTTTGTCCAACCTGTCCCGGGAGGCCATCACCGACAATACCCTGGCCGGAGAGCCCATCCGGGAAGTGCTGACCCGGACGCCCTACAAAAATTCGCCCATCGGCGGCCTCAAAGTGACGGCGGAAAACGGCTGGTTCGCCGCCCGACCCTCCGGCACGGAAGACATATACAAAATCTACGCCGAAAGCTTCAGGGGCAAAGACCACTTAAAACAGATCCAGCAGGAAGCCCGGGAGATCGTCGGCCGTGCTTTGAAAGCCGGCGCCAAATAAGCCGTGACAGGGCCGCGCTTATAGTTCGGACAAAGGCATTTTTCTATAGCACGGAGAAAAAAGATGATAAAAAACCGGTCTCTGCATCTGATGCTCATCACGCGGCTGGCGGCGGTGACCCTGATCGTTTCCGTGCTGGTCGCCATTCTGGTCGTCGGTAAAGAACGGGAACGCGTTTTCCAGAAGGCCAGGGAAAAAGCCCTGATGCGGACCGGCATGCTGCGAATGCTGATTCTGGAGAATCTCGATGCCCCGAACCTGGGCAGCCACGAAGCCATTCGAAAGATGGTCAAATCCATGGCCTACCAGGGGTCCGACCTTGATGTCGGCCGC
It contains:
- a CDS encoding radical SAM protein, whose translation is MKILLVYPCFLDNRMDATDISAVPMGLYYLGALLSEHGHSVQLLNMFAPGTPADNMDTFVNDFKPDIVGFSIVHANRWGGIDMAGRVKTIDPAIVTVFGGVGATFLWRHLLDHFPQIDYVVVGEGEYAFLGLAESLAGGGKQSLSGIKGLAYRKDGEIVHTGPPVLIEDLDRLPNPARYFSYQHVAISRGCPQNCTFCGSPAFWGRRVRFHSADYFVRQLRLLYEKGVRFFYVSDDTFTLKKDLAITVCRTIVAEKLPITWAAISRVDLVDAEILSWMRRAGCIQISYGVESGSEAIRGVLDKRISRTRIIEAFEQTMRHGILARAYFIYGSPGENDDTIEASLDLIEEIKPLSVVFYMLTLFPGTALYRDYLERTGRTDEIWMRRMEDIPYFETDASLSRSAVMEFGRRLRTFFYERLPDFARACSLTEDPCLSPGQADFYSRLAMTFTHGDYAANPHIQDKPGLAEELYRRALSYHPDHRAFLGLGMLYQQQNDSRASADILTRGLDCFPDSEPLTLCLGTSYLNLDRIDRARECFNRFPDSPQARRYIEECDRLA
- a CDS encoding 3-hydroxybutyryl-CoA dehydrogenase; the encoded protein is MEIRTFGVIGAGQMGNGIAQVAAMSGLNIIMHDIEERFVKKGLDTITANLKKSVEKGKLAQEVMDATLKRIETSIDLKNMARADFVVEAATENETLKLNIFRELDKICGKGVILATNTSSIPIGRIAACTSRPELVIGMHFMNPVPVMKLVEVIRGLATSDETFKTTWDLSIKFGKTPAEANDYPGFIANRILLPMINEAVFCLYHGVGTRESIDTVMKLGMNHPMGPLALADLIGLDTCLAIMETLYNGFKDSKYRPCPLLRKYVEAGWLGRKTGRGFYTY
- a CDS encoding DUF3795 domain-containing protein; amino-acid sequence: MDYRQMTAPCGLDCFNCICYLAGDNPDLKPVIAAAFNISSEEAEKVVCRGCRNHGGNIPFLPVKCRVYPCVESRNISFCCDCPDFPCDLLHPYADKAAKVPHNTKVFNLCLIKKMGLEEWAKDKAGSVKETYFNKKWTL
- a CDS encoding M15 family metallopeptidase is translated as MKKTVPRLPAVLIIFAVLPAAGVIYFYFFDQFWTHLDLTGANHLREYASDSIRGYRGQQILVHRDFLEPMRRLDGYARATGVKILVVHSFRHPEAVLTDAKVVPGKRSNHLAGHAVDINVRSGLWLYMFEDMKKTSLPDQPSPVQDFIRLIREDPGMRWGGDFEDEDPVHIDDGLNLADYQQWQQHAEACARDVMSAPPKWKRRVHLLLDHWTNGIFR
- a CDS encoding penicillin-binding transpeptidase domain-containing protein, encoding MKPFPAIAVTIVFSLLACGPNLRPTDDIAARAFAGRDGALVIIDCATGAVNDFRPAASGEKLPPCSTFKIWNTLIGLESGIISSPDQDFYRWDGVTRSLPDWDRDLTLKEAFRVSCVPAFQDLARRIGPDVMRSWLDRIGYGDRDMSAGVDCFWLPVRGRKTILISPLEQARLIDRLVSKKLPFGERSLAVLRDVMMVRKTDRGTLFGKTGSGADDSGKYTLGWFVGYIEAGGETHAFAGTVKGDNVMGKDARGVVESVFERQGLL
- a CDS encoding acyl-CoA dehydratase activase; translated protein: MITVGIDIGSITTKIAVMDGNRLVYTDVDFSGYDMNLAWRNIYTKMLGKTGKKEADIAAVVSTGYGRKSVVIAGRQITEISCHAAGARYFFPKVRSVIDIGGQDSKCIKIGETGEVSDFVMNDKCAAGTGRFLEVMARALQVNLTDFAAMAGKAKKPVIISSMCTVFAESEVISMIARGESREDIIAGIHDSIASRLASMMHRTGVAEPVVMTGGVSKNAGMRTAIEKRMGVKLQVPEEAQSCGAIGAAILAAKK
- the pgm gene encoding phosphoglucomutase (alpha-D-glucose-1,6-bisphosphate-dependent), which produces MTLHELAGKPAPASILENIPRLITAYYTRRPVPSDPAQQVAFGTSGHRGTSTNGSFNEDHILAISRAICEYRQAGNITGPLFLGIDTHALSEPAMATALEVFAAEGVVVMIDHNLGYTPTPVISHAILTYNNRKDRRGKADGVVVTPSHNPPKDGGFKYNPPHGGPADSAATAAIADRANALLSIGTGSIRRVPFEKAIKAETTVRYDYITPYVADLANVIDMPAIAAAGLKIGVDPLGGSTVGFWQPMAEKYGLSLELVSDRTDPAFSFMTVDKDGKIRMDCSSACAMQRLLGLKDKFDIAFGNDPDGDRHGIVTKSAGLLNPNHYLSVAIWYLFQNRPGWRPDAAVGKTLVSTSMIDRIAAHLKRPLSEVPVGFKWFVEGLVDGSFGFGGEESAGASFLRKDGTAWTTDKDGIIMDLLSAEIMARTGKDPGEIYRDLEEKFGCCVYERMDAPADAREKKILSNLSREAITDNTLAGEPIREVLTRTPYKNSPIGGLKVTAENGWFAARPSGTEDIYKIYAESFRGKDHLKQIQQEAREIVGRALKAGAK